A portion of the Fulvia fulva chromosome 1, complete sequence genome contains these proteins:
- a CDS encoding ATP synthase subunit delta, mitochondrial has translation MNSLRVARTALRARSSTFRTAQPLLKRTYADVAPDKIQLTLALPHQAIYKSQDVVQVNIPAESGEMGVLASHVPSIEQLKPGLVEVIEESGGSKQFFLSGGFATVQPGSILSINAVEGYPLEDFSADAVRNLIAEAQKIAGGSGSEQDVAEAKIELEVLESLQANLK, from the exons ATGAACTCCCTCCGTGTCGCCCGAACTGCTCTCAGAGCCCGTTCCTCCACCTTCAGGACTGCCCAGCCGCTCCTGAAGCGCACATATGCCGATGTCGCGCCCGACAAGATCCAGTTGACTTTGGCTCTGCCGCACCAG GCTATCTACAAGTCGCAGGATGT CGTGCAGGTGAACATCCCAGCCGAGTCCGGAGAGATGGGTGTTCTTGCCAGCCACGTTCCTTCCATCGAGCAGCTTAAGCCAGGTCTTGTTGAGGTCATTGAGGAGAGCGGTGGCAGCAAGCAATTCTTCT TGTCCGGTGGTTTCGCGACCGTCCAGCCAGGCTCGATCTTGAGCATCAACGCCGTCGAGGGATACCCACTCGAGGACTTCAGCGCGGAT GCCGTGAGGAATCTGATCGCTGAGGCACAGAAGATTGCcggcggtagcggtagcgagCAGGATGTCGCTGAGGCTAAGATTGAGCTCGAG GTTCTCGAGAGTCTGCAAGCCAACCTCAAGTAG
- a CDS encoding Vacuolar protein sorting-associated protein vps5, whose amino-acid sequence MNIANLDPFSAMDEGSPWSDEPSRSHSNQSLAKQADDAQTPAGRWCSADGMEHMADDCGLADQETPSKLSQSTPNIAAGVKPAPSKTRGPRRHGNLTQSTTLETLDDSMGPLGPLGVEPVDEPLAPTPPVKELASRTRQPVHSRPGTAVSGVSSRSADYDGDGGSLSGGPRVPPPVQPPQFDGRARSTQPSMSVEQAAKPTFNITVGDPHTVGNAATSHTVYSVMTRTTSKAFMNPSMTVTRRYRDFLWLYERLHDNNPGVVVPPPPEKQQMGRFDLNFIESRRMALERMMNKIAGHPVLQLDGDLKTFLESESFNVAIKHSTGKDPLLGATESKGFMGSIGLGSSGGKFVEHDDWFHDRRIYLDALENQLKALQKSTDAVVAQRKGLAESCGEFSASLHNLAAVELSPSLSGPLDALGDLQLRIQELYHRQALQDILTIGIVIDEYIRLIGSVKKAFEQRQKAYHSWHSSETKLQEVKKGQDKLMRAGRTQQDRIGQMQADVADAERRVHASRLLFEDMGRLMRSELDRFEREKVEDFKSGVETFLESAIEAQKELIELWETYLLQLDSDEDGPPLMPAGVVADDVTVKSAEQQQGNASDEHTASDTHDHDEDEVTRLSGTTARESEEAFAEERPARNSEPED is encoded by the exons ATGAACATTGCCAATCTCGACCCGTTTAGCGCAATGGATGAAGGCAGTCCGTGGAGTG ATGAGCCCTCGCGCTCACACAGCAACCAGAGCTTGGCCAAGCAGGCGGATGATGCGCAAACACCAGCGGGTAGGTGGTGTAGCGCAGACGGAATGGAGCATATGGCTGATGATTGTGGCCTAGCAGATCAGGAAACACCATCAAAGCTCTCCCAGTCCACCCCGAACATCGCTGCAGGCGTCAAACCCGCTCCATCCAAGACTCGCGGCCCTCGAAGACATGGCAACCTCACACAATCGACCACGCTCGAGACGCTCGACGATTCCATGGGACCGCTGGGACCACTGGGAGTCGAGCCTGTAGACGAACCACTTGCCCCGACACCACCCGTGAAAGAGCTCGCATCGAGAACAAGGCAGCCAGTCCACTCACGACCAGGCACGGCAGTATCCGGCGTTTCTTCTCGCAGCGCCGACTACGATGGAGATGGTGGATCGCTCAGTGGAGGGCCTCGTGTGCCTCCTCCTGTACAGCCACCGCAGTTCGACGGACGAGCACGATCGACACAACCCTCCATGTCTGTAGAACAGGCCGCGAAACCGACCTTCAACATCACAGTGGGCGATCCTCATACTGTTGGGAACGCAGCGACCAGCCATACAGTATACAGTGTCATGACAAGGACAACATCCAAGGCATTCATGAACCCTTCTATGACAGTAACGAGGCGATACCGGGATTTCCTATGGCTGTACGAACGCTTGCATGACAACAATCCCGGTGTGGTAGTTCCTCCTCCGCCTGAAAAGCAGCAAATGGGAAGGTTCGATCTCAACTTTATCGAGTCTCGACGGATGGCCCTCGAGCGCATGATGAACAAGATCGCAGGACACCCAGTACTACAACTGGACGGCGACCTGAAGACATTCCTGGAAAGCGAATCGTTCAACGTCGCCATCAAGCATTCTACAGGCAAGGATCCGCTTCTCGGCGCTACTGAATCGAAAGGCTTCATGGGCAGCATTGGTCTGGGAAGTTCCGGTGGCAAGTTCGTCGAGCACGATGACTGGTTCCACGATCGTCGGATATACCTCGACGCGCTCGAGAATCAGCTCAAAGCCTTGCAAAAGAGCACCGACGCAGTCGTTGCGCAACGAAAAGGTCTTGCAGAATCGTGCGGCGAGTTCAGCGCCTCGCTACACAATCTTGCCGCCGTTGAGCTCTCACCCAGCCTTTCCGGACCCCTAGATGCCCTTGGCGATCTGCAACTACGGATACAGGAGCTTTACCACCGACAAGCCCTACAGGATATCCTCACCATTGGTATTGTCATTGATGAGTACATCCGGCTGATTGGCTCCGTGAAGAAGGCTTTCGAACAGCGACAAAAGGCCTATCACTCCTGGCACTCGTCTGAAACGAAACTTCAAGAGGTCAAGAAGGGGCAAGATAAGCTCATGCGCGCTGGCCGCACGCAACAAGACCGCATTGGGCAGATGCAGGCAGATGTCGCCGATGCTGAGAGGAGAGTGCATGCAAGTCGTCTGCTGTTCGAAGATATGGGCAGGCTCATGCGAAGTGAGCTGGACCGTTTCGAGCGCGAGAAAGTCGAGGACTTCAAGAGTGGGGTTGAGACTTTCCTAGAGAGCGCGATTGAGGCACAGAAGGAG CTGATCGAACTCTGGGAGACATATCTCCTCCAACTCGACAGTGACGAGGATGGACCGCCACTTATGCCGGCTGGTGTCGTCGCCGACGATGTAACGGTCAAATCAGCCGAGCAACAACAAGGAAACGCATCTGATGAGCACACTGCCAGTGACACGCATGATCACGACGAAGACGAAGTGACTCGACTCTCCGGCACAACTGCTCGTGAAAGCGAGGAGGCTTTCGCTGAAGAACGACCCGCGCGTAACTCGGAACCTGAGGACTAA
- a CDS encoding Autophagy-related protein 28: protein MPSGKSWYAQASSSKARLSNSSHELPRWTSPSPSASIIPPPIVQSVAQLPSNAPTQSTVIERPSPIEDRHQELEADLQFLLDAQAEGLIRGLGDVAVDDRSSTSSTTPTAQSVRSASARRTRKPARRQLGLRSARKGIYNAISALSALKDDEIQDVCSQLQDDENTLAQIDDWEAKRKGLEEVSDSVDESGETVRVQRLKQEADTLQTEINTVELQLMEMKSRHRKLLKQAAAVENSVQAKMASYTSSLHLLEEEVQRFLSAKPYTREERSTSSDGQQSMWQLPPNRRNLDMAKQYWTEQRESTVEMRKQHEQERAALVEGAQLWKETVMEVTDLERQIRDEMTGLRPISPESPSAWDDAPPSQPVDHSRQLKNTLGKMQSVISSVEGKLQKAEDNRWSLLMAAIGAELDALKRGKEILAGVLGVTEPDLMDANGHDSKDDSPGEDIRGLDKSFETARLDEARSPQRKHEDDDHDEPDPELLFSRQDIDNE from the coding sequence ATGCCTTCCGGCAAGTCCTGGTACGCGCAAGCATCATCAAGCAAGGCTCGGCTGTCGAACTCAAGTCATGAGCTTCCGCGATGGACATCTCCTTCGCCCTCTGCATCGATCATTCCACCACCCATCGTACAAAGCGTCGCCCAACTGCCTAGTAATGCCCCCACCCAGTCGACTGTGATCGAGCGACCGTCACCTATTGAAGATCGGCATCAGGAACTGGAGGCAGATCTACAGTTCTTGCTAGATGCACAAGCTGAAGGGCTGATTCGAGGCCTTGGTGACGTCGCTGTAGACGACCGCAGTTCGACAAGCAGCACCACGCCGACTGCGCAAAGCGTAAGGAGTGCGTCAGCCAGGCGGACGCGTAAGCCTGCTCGTCGGCAGCTGGGTCTACGAAGTGCACGAAAGGGTATCTACAATGCAATAAGTGCTCTGTCGGCGCTGAAGGACGATGAGATTCAGGATGTCTGTTCTCAGCTGCAAGATGATGAGAATACACTTGCTCAGATCGATGACTGGGAGGCCAAACGGAAAGGGTTGGAGGAAGTTTCCGATAGCGTGGACGAGAGCGGCGAGACTGTCAGGGTGCAACGACTGAAGCAAGAGGCAGATACTCTCCAGACAGAAATCAACACGGTCGAACTTCAGCTTATGGAGATGAAGTCGAGGCATCGAAAATTGCTCAAGCAAGCTGCGGCAGTAGAGAATTCGGTTCAGGCCAAAATGGCATCATACACATCGAGCTTGCATCTACTTGAGGAAGAGGTGCAGAGATTCCTGAGCGCGAAGCCATACACTCGGGAAGAGCGGTCTACCTCGTCAGACGGTCAACAATCTATGTGGCAACTTCCGCCGAACCGGAGGAACTTGGACATGGCGAAGCAGTATTGGACCGAGCAACGTGAGTCTACTGTAGAAATGCGCAAGCAACATGAGCAGGAGAGAGCAGCTCTAGTTGAGGGAGCTCAATTGTGGAAGGAGACTGTGATGGAGGTAACAGATCTCGAAAGACAGATTCGAGATGAGATGACTGGCTTGAGACCAATCTCTCCGGAATCGCCATCAGCTTGGGACGATGCGCCGCCTTCCCAGCCAGTCGATCACTCTCGACAGCTGAAGAATACCTTGGGCAAGATGCAGTCGGTCATCTCATCGGTAGAAGGCAAGCTTCAGAAGGCGGAAGACAACCGATGGTCGCTTTTGATGGCTGCAATTGGGGCTGAGCTGGACGCTCTCAAGCGTGGcaaggaaattctcgccgGCGTTCTCGGTGTGACAGAGCCCGACCTGATGGACGCCAACGGACATGATAGCAAGGATGACAGTCCTGGCGAGGATATCCGTGGGCTTGACAAAAGCTTCGAGACTGCACGACTTGATGAGGCCAGAAGTCCACAGCGCAAGCATGAGGACGATGACCATGATGAGCCAGACCCCGAGCTACTGTTCTCGCGGCAAGACATAGATAATGAATAA